A part of Pseudomonas sp. MYb118 genomic DNA contains:
- a CDS encoding 2-aminoethylphosphonate--pyruvate transaminase, producing MRPAEPVLLTPGPLTTSVRTRQAMLVDWGSWDERFNQLTASVCEQLLAIINGSASHHCVPLQGSGTFAVEAAIGTLVPRDGKVLVLINGAYGKRLATICQVLGRAVSTFVTAEDQPTTAADVDRLLHADAGISHVALIHCETSTGILNPLADIAQVVARHGKRLIIDAMSSFGALPVDAQQVPFDALIAASGKCLEGVPGMGFVFARKQSLAAAAGNAHSLALDLHDQHTYMAKTGQWRFTPPTHVVAALHEALLQYVEEGGLPARHARYAANCQALMEEMNALGLRSFLPAAIQAPIIATFHAPQDPRYQFKDFYERVKAKGFILYPGKLTEVETFRVGCIGHVQPAEMRAAVAAIGEVLREMEVTHI from the coding sequence ATGCGTCCTGCCGAACCCGTCCTGCTCACCCCCGGCCCATTGACCACCTCGGTCCGCACCCGTCAGGCAATGCTAGTCGACTGGGGTTCATGGGATGAGCGTTTCAACCAATTGACCGCCAGCGTCTGCGAACAATTGCTGGCGATCATCAACGGCAGCGCCAGCCATCACTGCGTACCCCTGCAAGGCAGCGGCACCTTCGCCGTCGAAGCGGCCATCGGCACCTTGGTGCCCCGTGACGGCAAGGTCCTGGTGCTGATCAATGGCGCCTACGGCAAGCGCCTGGCGACCATCTGCCAGGTGCTGGGCCGCGCCGTCAGCACCTTCGTCACCGCCGAAGACCAGCCGACCACCGCCGCCGATGTCGACCGCCTGCTGCACGCCGACGCCGGCATCAGCCACGTCGCGCTGATTCACTGCGAAACCAGCACCGGCATCCTCAACCCGCTGGCGGACATTGCCCAGGTGGTGGCCCGCCACGGCAAACGCCTGATCATCGACGCCATGAGTTCCTTCGGCGCGCTGCCGGTGGACGCGCAACAGGTGCCGTTCGACGCCCTGATCGCCGCCTCGGGCAAGTGCCTGGAAGGCGTGCCGGGCATGGGCTTCGTATTTGCCCGCAAGCAATCGCTGGCCGCGGCTGCCGGCAATGCACATTCTCTGGCACTGGACCTGCACGACCAGCACACCTACATGGCCAAGACCGGCCAATGGCGCTTCACCCCACCGACCCACGTGGTGGCGGCGCTGCACGAAGCCCTGCTGCAATACGTTGAAGAAGGCGGCCTGCCGGCACGGCACGCGCGTTATGCCGCCAACTGCCAGGCGCTGATGGAAGAAATGAATGCATTGGGCCTGCGCAGCTTCCTGCCCGCCGCGATCCAGGCACCGATCATCGCCACCTTCCACGCCCCGCAGGACCCGCGCTACCAGTTCAAGGACTTCTACGAACGGGTCAAAGCCAAGGGTTTCATCCTCTACCCCGGCAAACTGACCGAAGTCGAGACCTTCCGCGTCGGCTGCATCGGCCACGTCCAGCCCGCCGAAATGCGCGCCGCCGTGGCGGCGATTGGCGAGGTGTTGCGAGAGATGGAAGTGACACACATCTAA
- a CDS encoding LysR substrate-binding domain-containing protein: MNLFQLRAFDAVAREGSFTRAAARLFISQPAVTGHIKALEEHYQITLLRRTARRVELTEEGSKLAAITRAMFGLAQEAQVLLEANRQLLTGRLEVAADGPHLVMPMLASLRARYPGITVNLRLGNAQDTLAALLSEHADVAVLTEIEPRKGLHLQALSESRICALVPAGHAWAQQARGVPLAALDQVIMVLREPGSITRRTFDTACAQASVQPRVLLELDSREAVTEAVAAQLGVGVVSSVEVGHDPRVVAVPLIGEGLVNRHLLACVERRRELRLIQAFFGLVPGG, translated from the coding sequence ATGAACCTGTTTCAGCTGCGCGCTTTCGATGCGGTGGCCCGCGAAGGCAGCTTCACCCGTGCGGCTGCGCGGTTGTTCATCAGTCAGCCTGCCGTCACCGGGCACATCAAGGCGCTGGAGGAGCACTACCAGATCACCTTGCTGCGACGCACGGCGCGACGGGTGGAGTTGACGGAGGAGGGCAGCAAGCTGGCGGCCATCACCCGGGCGATGTTCGGCCTGGCACAAGAGGCGCAAGTGTTGCTCGAAGCCAACCGGCAGTTGCTCACCGGGCGCCTGGAAGTGGCGGCGGACGGCCCGCACCTGGTCATGCCGATGCTCGCCAGCTTGCGGGCGCGCTATCCGGGGATCACCGTCAACCTGCGCCTGGGCAATGCCCAGGACACCCTGGCGGCGCTGTTGTCCGAGCACGCCGACGTGGCGGTGCTGACCGAGATCGAGCCACGCAAGGGCCTGCATTTGCAGGCGCTGAGCGAGTCACGGATCTGCGCGCTGGTGCCGGCGGGGCATGCGTGGGCGCAACAGGCCAGGGGCGTGCCGCTCGCAGCGCTGGATCAGGTGATCATGGTCTTGCGTGAGCCCGGCTCGATTACCCGGCGCACCTTCGATACGGCGTGTGCCCAGGCCTCGGTGCAGCCGCGGGTGTTGCTGGAGCTGGACAGCCGCGAGGCGGTGACCGAGGCGGTGGCGGCGCAGTTGGGGGTCGGGGTGGTGTCGTCGGTGGAGGTCGGACATGACCCGCGGGTGGTGGCGGTGCCGCTCATTGGCGAGGGGCTGGTCAATCGGCACTTGCTGGCGTGTGTGGAGCGGCGGCGGGAGTTGCGGTTGATTCAGGCGTTTTTTGGGTTGGTGCCGGGCGGTTAG
- a CDS encoding FAD-dependent oxidoreductase — translation MTAAHYPHLLAPLDLGFTTLRNRTLMGSMHTGLEEKPGGFERMAAYFAERALGGVGLMVTGGIGPNDEGGVYSGAAKLTTEEEALKHQIVTRAVHDAGGKICMQILHAGRYAYSPKQVAPSAIQAPINPFKPKELDEDGIEKQISDFVTCSVLAQKAEYDGVEIMGSEGYFINQFLAAHTNHRTDRWGGSYENRMRLPVEIVRRVREAVGPNFIIIFRLSMLDLVEGGSTWEEIVTLAKAIEQAGATIINTGIGWHEARIPTIATKVPRAAFSKVTAKLRGSVSIPLITTNRINTPEVAEQILAEGDADMVSMARPFLADPDFVNKAAAGRADEINTCIGCNQACLDHTFGGKLTTCLVNPRACHETELNYLPVQTLKKIAVVGAGPAGLSAATVAAERGHQVTLFDSASEIGGQFNVAKRVPGKEEFYETLRYFNRKLQTSNVEVCLNTRVDVAQLVDGGYDEIILATGIAPRTPAIEGVDNAKVLSYLDVLLARKPVGPRVAVIGAGGIGFDVSEFLVHSGVATSLDREAFWKEWGIDTHLEARGGVAGVKAEPHAPAREVFLLQRKKSKVGDGLGKTTGWIHRTGLKNKQVQMLNSVEYLKIDDQGLHIRIGESGEPQVLAVDNIVICAGQDPLRELHEGLLAAGQSVHLIGGADVAAELDAKRAINQGSRLAAEL, via the coding sequence ATGACCGCCGCTCATTACCCGCACCTGCTGGCCCCGCTGGACCTGGGATTCACCACGCTGCGCAACCGCACCCTGATGGGCTCGATGCACACCGGCCTCGAAGAAAAGCCCGGCGGCTTCGAGCGCATGGCGGCGTATTTTGCCGAGCGCGCCCTTGGCGGCGTCGGCCTGATGGTGACCGGCGGTATCGGCCCGAACGACGAGGGCGGGGTGTACTCCGGTGCGGCCAAGCTGACCACCGAGGAAGAGGCGCTCAAGCACCAGATCGTCACCCGTGCGGTGCACGACGCGGGCGGCAAGATCTGCATGCAGATCCTCCACGCCGGTCGATATGCCTACAGCCCCAAGCAGGTCGCGCCGAGCGCCATCCAGGCGCCGATCAACCCGTTCAAGCCAAAAGAGCTGGACGAGGACGGCATCGAGAAGCAGATCAGCGATTTTGTCACCTGCTCGGTGCTGGCGCAGAAAGCCGAGTACGACGGCGTCGAGATCATGGGCTCGGAAGGTTATTTCATTAACCAGTTCCTCGCCGCGCACACCAACCACCGCACCGACCGCTGGGGCGGCAGCTACGAAAACCGCATGCGCCTGCCGGTGGAAATCGTCCGTCGGGTGCGCGAGGCGGTGGGTCCGAATTTCATCATTATTTTCCGCCTGTCGATGCTCGACCTGGTCGAGGGCGGCAGCACCTGGGAAGAGATCGTCACCCTGGCCAAGGCCATCGAGCAGGCCGGCGCGACCATCATCAACACCGGTATCGGCTGGCACGAAGCGCGCATTCCGACCATCGCCACCAAGGTGCCACGTGCAGCATTCAGCAAGGTCACGGCCAAACTGCGCGGTTCGGTGAGCATTCCGCTGATCACCACCAACCGCATCAACACCCCGGAAGTGGCCGAGCAAATCCTTGCCGAAGGCGATGCCGACATGGTCTCGATGGCGCGGCCGTTCCTCGCCGACCCGGACTTCGTCAACAAGGCCGCCGCTGGCCGCGCCGATGAAATCAACACCTGCATCGGTTGCAACCAGGCGTGCCTGGACCACACCTTCGGCGGCAAGCTGACCACCTGCCTGGTCAACCCGCGTGCCTGCCACGAAACCGAACTCAATTACCTGCCGGTGCAAACCCTGAAGAAGATCGCCGTGGTGGGCGCCGGCCCTGCGGGGTTGTCGGCGGCGACTGTGGCGGCCGAGCGTGGCCATCAGGTGACGCTGTTCGATTCGGCCAGCGAAATCGGCGGCCAGTTCAACGTGGCCAAGCGTGTGCCGGGCAAGGAAGAGTTCTATGAAACCCTGCGCTACTTCAACCGCAAGCTGCAAACCAGCAACGTCGAGGTGTGCCTGAACACCCGCGTCGACGTGGCGCAACTGGTCGACGGCGGCTATGACGAAATCATCCTCGCCACCGGCATCGCCCCGCGCACGCCGGCCATCGAGGGTGTCGACAACGCCAAGGTGCTCAGCTACCTGGACGTGCTCCTGGCGCGCAAGCCGGTGGGCCCGCGCGTTGCGGTGATCGGTGCCGGTGGCATCGGCTTCGACGTCTCGGAGTTCCTGGTGCATTCGGGCGTGGCCACCAGCCTGGACCGTGAAGCGTTCTGGAAGGAGTGGGGCATCGACACCCACCTTGAAGCGCGCGGCGGCGTCGCCGGCGTCAAGGCCGAGCCCCATGCCCCTGCCCGCGAAGTGTTCCTGTTGCAGCGCAAGAAATCCAAGGTCGGCGACGGCCTGGGCAAGACCACCGGCTGGATTCATCGCACGGGCCTGAAGAACAAGCAGGTGCAGATGCTCAACAGCGTCGAATACCTGAAGATCGACGACCAGGGCCTGCACATCCGCATCGGCGAAAGCGGCGAACCGCAGGTGCTGGCGGTGGACAACATCGTCATCTGCGCCGGGCAGGACCCGCTGCGTGAATTGCACGAAGGGCTGCTGGCGGCGGGGCAGAGCGTGCACCTGATCGGCGGCGCCGACGTGGCGGCGGAGCTGGATGCCAAGCGGGCGATCAATCAAGGGTCGCGGTTGGCGGCTGAGCTGTAA
- a CDS encoding 1-aminocyclopropane-1-carboxylate deaminase/D-cysteine desulfhydrase → MFPPPPLEPLHLDWLTPAHLELAILRLDQIDPLISGNKWFKLTEHLKAADRAGAKGIISLGGAHSNHLHALAAAGQRLGFRTVGLMRGHAQDTPTVNDLQALGMQLHWLGYAGYRARHQADFWAPWQAQYPELWPVPEGGGGLPGAIGCMPLKAMVEAQLGNLGWSDYDGWWLACGTGTTLAGLVLAEAGEHPVYGALAVPDDFGVAQQIEAIAREAQVPAAGYELFDACRGGFAKVDPLLLDFIEQTERASGIALEPLYTGKALLALKQQVEAGRFKAGTRLIFIHTGGLQGRRGFA, encoded by the coding sequence ATGTTTCCCCCGCCCCCCCTGGAACCCCTCCACCTCGACTGGCTCACCCCCGCCCACCTCGAACTGGCCATCCTGCGCCTCGACCAGATCGACCCGCTGATCAGCGGCAACAAATGGTTCAAGCTCACCGAACACCTCAAGGCCGCCGACCGCGCTGGCGCAAAAGGCATCATCAGTCTGGGCGGTGCCCATTCCAATCACCTGCACGCACTGGCCGCCGCCGGTCAACGCCTGGGCTTTCGCACGGTGGGGCTGATGCGCGGGCATGCGCAGGACACGCCGACGGTCAACGACCTGCAAGCGCTGGGCATGCAACTGCACTGGCTCGGTTACGCCGGTTACCGCGCGCGGCACCAGGCGGATTTCTGGGCGCCGTGGCAGGCGCAGTACCCCGAGCTGTGGCCGGTGCCCGAGGGCGGTGGCGGCTTGCCCGGCGCCATCGGCTGCATGCCGTTGAAGGCGATGGTCGAGGCGCAACTGGGCAACCTCGGCTGGAGCGACTACGACGGCTGGTGGCTGGCGTGTGGCACCGGCACCACGCTGGCCGGGTTGGTGCTGGCCGAGGCGGGCGAGCACCCGGTCTACGGTGCGCTGGCGGTACCGGATGATTTTGGCGTGGCGCAGCAGATCGAGGCTATTGCCCGCGAGGCGCAGGTCCCGGCAGCGGGCTATGAACTGTTCGACGCCTGTCGCGGCGGTTTTGCCAAGGTTGACCCGCTATTGCTGGACTTCATCGAGCAGACCGAACGCGCCAGCGGCATTGCCCTGGAGCCGCTGTACACCGGCAAGGCATTGCTGGCGCTCAAGCAGCAGGTCGAGGCCGGGCGCTTCAAGGCCGGCACCCGCCTGATCTTCATCCACACCGGCGGCTTGCAGGGCCGCCGCGGGTTTGCCTGA
- the phnX gene encoding phosphonoacetaldehyde hydrolase, whose product MNYTHPTQLQAAIFDWAGTVVDFGSFAPTQIFVEAFAEFDVQVSIAEARGPMGMGKWDHIRTLCDQPAVAERYRAVFGRTPTDDDVTAIYNRFMPLQIEKIAEHSALIPGALDTIAQVRAQGIKIGSCSGYPKQVMDKVVELAASNGYIADHVVATDEVPNGRPWPAQALANVIALGINDVAACVKIDDTVPGILEGRRAGMWTVALLCSGNALGLDYDGYRALDSEQLASERKRIQALFEGSRPHYMIDTIVDLPAVIADINRRLANGEMPQSM is encoded by the coding sequence ATGAACTACACCCACCCCACCCAACTCCAGGCCGCCATCTTCGACTGGGCCGGCACCGTGGTCGATTTCGGCTCGTTCGCGCCCACGCAGATCTTCGTCGAGGCCTTCGCCGAGTTCGACGTGCAGGTGTCCATTGCAGAAGCCCGTGGCCCGATGGGCATGGGCAAGTGGGACCACATCCGCACGCTGTGCGATCAGCCTGCCGTGGCCGAGCGTTATCGCGCGGTGTTCGGGCGCACGCCGACCGACGACGACGTCACCGCCATCTACAACCGCTTCATGCCGTTGCAGATCGAGAAAATCGCCGAGCACTCCGCGCTGATTCCCGGCGCGCTGGACACCATCGCGCAGGTGCGTGCCCAAGGGATCAAAATCGGCTCCTGCTCCGGCTACCCGAAACAGGTCATGGACAAGGTGGTCGAACTGGCCGCCAGCAACGGCTACATCGCCGACCATGTGGTCGCCACCGACGAAGTGCCCAACGGCCGTCCATGGCCGGCCCAGGCCTTGGCCAATGTGATCGCGCTGGGCATCAACGATGTCGCCGCGTGTGTGAAGATCGACGACACGGTGCCGGGCATCCTCGAAGGTCGCCGCGCCGGCATGTGGACCGTCGCCCTGCTCTGCTCGGGCAACGCGCTGGGCCTGGACTACGACGGCTACCGCGCCCTGGACAGCGAGCAACTGGCCAGCGAGCGCAAGCGTATCCAGGCGCTGTTCGAAGGCTCGCGCCCGCACTACATGATCGACACCATCGTCGACCTGCCCGCGGTGATCGCCGACATCAACCGGCGCCTGGCCAATGGCGAGATGCCGCAGAGCATGTGA
- a CDS encoding cytochrome b: MPWKNSESRYSTVSITLHWLMLVLLALVYACIELRGMFPKGSGGRTLIVESHFMLGLTVFVLVWLRLFARTFGPAPQIFPASPKWQTTLARLMHWALYLFMIAMPLLGWLVTSAKGNQVMFYGLDLPLLVSEDKALARQIQDWHELGGTIGYWLIGLHALAGLYHHYIVRDNTLLRMMPKRN; the protein is encoded by the coding sequence ATGCCCTGGAAGAATTCCGAGTCACGCTACAGTACCGTCTCGATCACGCTGCACTGGTTGATGCTGGTCCTGTTGGCGCTGGTGTACGCCTGCATCGAACTGCGCGGGATGTTTCCCAAAGGCAGCGGCGGCCGCACGCTGATCGTCGAATCGCACTTCATGCTCGGGCTGACGGTGTTCGTGCTGGTCTGGCTCAGGCTGTTCGCCCGCACTTTCGGCCCGGCCCCGCAGATCTTCCCCGCCTCGCCGAAATGGCAGACCACCCTCGCCCGTCTGATGCACTGGGCGCTGTACCTATTCATGATCGCGATGCCGCTCCTTGGCTGGCTCGTCACCAGCGCCAAGGGCAACCAGGTGATGTTCTACGGCCTGGACCTGCCGCTGCTGGTGTCGGAAGACAAGGCGCTGGCCCGGCAGATCCAGGACTGGCATGAACTGGGCGGCACGATCGGCTACTGGTTGATCGGCCTGCACGCACTGGCCGGCCTGTATCACCACTACATCGTGCGTGATAACACCCTGCTGCGCATGATGCCCAAACGCAACTGA